From one bacterium genomic stretch:
- a CDS encoding enoyl-CoA hydratase-related protein: MTTDGLPNPEVVQLQVADGVGLITLNRPERRNALHRDMYEPIQTSLRQWATDDAVGCIAITGAGEGFCAGGDVRGGGKRRGDRPPPDVDETTSALLADAQTARLLHESPKLTLAAVNGAAVGAGLALALACDFRIMASSASLIPGWARLAFSGDFGGPWFLTRLVGASKALEILIANAKVDAPTALSLGLVNRVADDGDFADAWLSWARELAAGPRQAHAFMKENVRDALHLPLSEALPRESRRMSQSARTPDHREAVRAWLDKRPPDFSRSDQEDASSPDQGGGGAL; this comes from the coding sequence ATGACCACTGATGGCTTGCCGAACCCCGAGGTCGTCCAACTCCAGGTGGCCGACGGTGTCGGTCTCATCACCCTCAACCGTCCTGAGCGGCGCAACGCGCTGCACCGCGACATGTACGAGCCCATCCAGACCAGCCTGCGCCAGTGGGCCACCGATGACGCCGTCGGCTGCATCGCCATCACCGGCGCCGGCGAGGGATTCTGTGCCGGAGGCGACGTCCGCGGCGGTGGGAAGCGCCGCGGCGACCGTCCACCGCCTGACGTCGATGAGACCACCAGCGCGCTCCTCGCCGACGCGCAAACCGCGCGGCTCCTCCACGAGTCGCCGAAGCTGACGCTGGCCGCGGTCAACGGAGCCGCGGTCGGCGCCGGGCTGGCCCTCGCGCTTGCCTGCGACTTCAGGATCATGGCCTCGTCGGCCTCGCTCATCCCCGGATGGGCACGACTCGCCTTCAGCGGCGACTTCGGCGGACCGTGGTTTCTCACCCGCCTCGTCGGGGCCTCGAAGGCTCTGGAGATCCTCATCGCCAACGCCAAGGTGGACGCGCCGACCGCCCTCAGCCTGGGCCTGGTCAACCGGGTTGCCGACGACGGCGACTTCGCCGATGCATGGCTGAGCTGGGCCCGCGAGCTCGCCGCTGGTCCCCGACAGGCCCACGCATTCATGAAAGAGAACGTGCGCGACGCACTCCATCTCCCGCTCTCAGAAGCGCTCCCCCGGGAATCGCGCCGCATGAGCCAGTCGGCTCGAACGCCCGACCACCGAGAAGCGGTGCGCGCCTGGCTCGACAAGCGTCCCCCCGACTTCTCCCGCTCCGACCAGGAGGACGCCAGTTCTCCCGACCAAGGCGGT